One window of Quercus robur chromosome 5, dhQueRobu3.1, whole genome shotgun sequence genomic DNA carries:
- the LOC126726788 gene encoding leucine-rich repeat receptor protein kinase HPCA1-like isoform X1 has product MDYDKVLRVITSVCLVMVQRSQLFLLLVFIIFSVIAAETENRDYVALLSLKNIWQNTPPSWVGPDPCGKGWEGIGCTNSRVTSIMLSSIGLTGPLSGDFQLLSELQILDLSYNKGLTGSIPQSIGNLKKLLNLILVGCSFSGPIPDTIGSLQQLLYLSLNSNHFSGQIPPSIGNLSSLLWLDLTENQLNGPIPISDGITPGLDMLLNARHFHLGQNNLSGTISPRLFSSKMVLIHVLLDGNQLIGSIPSTLGLVQALEVLRIDGNALSGPVPSNLNNLTNLNQMYLSNNKLSGPLPNLTGMTSLSYVDISNNTFDGSDAPPWFPTLQSLTTLIMENTQLQGQFPVALFSLPLLQTVVLKKNQLNGSLVIGTTHSNQLKLIDLQFNFISHLEGKEAYNGTLKLEDNPICKVTGNLNSYCIVSLSNASYSTQMVNCEPVPCSSDQISSPYCRCAYPYTGTLVFKTVSFSDLGNNTYYNILKESLMDSFHSNQLPVDSVSLTLSNPIKASSENLEVKLKVFPYGPVNFNRTGISSIGFMLSNQTFKPPKLFGPFNFLGDKYEKYTESKKSSRSSIVIEVVVGGSILLLVILLAGVYVLHTKKRAKRAIEHTNHFSQLDQSSRGGTIIKVKGVGLFSLKELEKYTNHFSVANEIGSGGYGKVYQGSLPTGQLIAVKRAKKESMQGGLEFKTEIELLSRVHHKNLVSLMGFCFEKGEQILVYEYVSNGSLTDSLSGKSGIRLDWMRRLRVALGAASGLAYLHEFANPPIIHRDIKSNNILLDESLNAKVSDFGLSKPIVDSEGSYVITQVKGTMGYMDPEYFVTHKLTEKSDVYSFGVLMLELLTARKPIEHGKYIVREVQETMDQTKDLYNLHEFLDPAIGLGTTLKGLKKFVDLAMWCVNKPGSERPMMVEVVKEIENIMELVGVNLDANSTSISASYEETSKGNSPLSRLSL; this is encoded by the exons atggactaTGATAAAGTCCTCAGAGTAATAACTTCGGTTTGTTTAGTTATGGTTCAAAGAAGTCAGCTGTTCCTACTGCTTGTTTTCATCATATTTTCAGTTATAGCAGCCGAGACAGAAAATCGGGACT ATGTTGCTTTGCTTTCTCTCAAGAATATATGGCAGAATACACCACCCAGTTGGGTGGGTCCGGATCCTTGTGGCAAGGGATGGGAAGGAATTGGGTGCACAAATTCACGTGTGACCTCCAT AATGTTATCAAGTATTGGTTTGACAGGCCCGCTGTCTGGAGATTTCCAATTGTTATCTGAATTACAGATTCT GGATCTATCTTACAACAAGGGCCTGACAGGATCAATCCCACAATCAATTGGGAATTTAAAGAAACTATTGAACTT AATCCTAGTTGGTTGCAGCTTCTCAGGTCCTATTCCTGACACAATAGGATCTCTACAGCAGCTACTTTATCT ATCTCTGAATTCTAATCACTTTAGTGGACAGATTCCGCCTTCCATTGGTAATCTATCCAGTCTTCTTTGGCTTGATCTAACTGAAAACCAGCTTAATGGACCCATTCCAATCTCTGATGGGATCACACCTGGTCTTGATATGCTACTTAATGCCAGACACTT TCATCTTGGACAGAATAATCTTTCAGGAACGATTTCACCTCGGCTTTTCAGCTCAAAAATGGTCCTGATACATGT GCTTTTGGATGGCAACCAACTGATTGGCAGTATTCCTTCCACCCTTGGACTTGTGCAAGCCTTGGAGGTGCT GCGCATTGATGGGAATGCATTAAGTGGACCTGTGCCTTCAAACTTAAACAATCTTACAAATCTTAATCAGAT gtaCTTGTCGAACAATAAACTGTCTGGTCCTCTGCCTAACCTTACTGGCATGACCTCCCTCAGCTACGT GGATATCAGCAATAATACCTTTGATGGATCAGATGCTCCTCCATGGTTCCCAACCTTACAGTCTTTGACAACATT AATAATGGAAAACACACAACTTCAAGGACAATTTCCAGTTGCCCTATTCAGCTTACCCCTTCTACAGACTGT GgtactaaagaaaaaccagCTTAATGGCTCCTTGGTTATTGGCACCACCCATAGCAACCAACTCAAACTCATTGATTTGCAGTTCAATTTTATTTCTCACTTAGAAGGAAAGGAAGCATACAATGGTACATTGAA ACTGGAGGACAACCCAATCTGTAAGGTGACAGGAAATCTAAATAGTTACTGCATAGTTTCCCTCTCCAATGCCTCATATTCGACACAAATGGTTAATTGCGAGCCTGTTCCCTGTAGTTCAGATCAGATTTCAAGCCCCTACTGTAGGTGTGCATATCCATACACAGGAACCCTCGTCTTCAAAACTGTGTCCTTCTCAGACTTGGGGAACAATACTTACTACAACATTCTTAAGGAATCTCTTATGGATTCTTTTCACTCCAATCAACTTCCTGTGGATTCAGTCTCTCTAACTCTGAGTAATCCCATTAAGGCTTCATCTGAGAACCTTGAAGTGAAGCTAAAAGTCTTTCCTTATGGTCCAGTTAATTTCAATCGAACGGGAATTTCTAGTATTGGGTTCATGCTTAGCAACCAAACTTTCAAGCCACCAAAACTTTTTGGACCTTTCAATTTTCTCGGTGATAAGTATGAGAAATATACAG AATCAAAAAAGTCATCAAGAAGTAGTATTGTGATTGAAGTTGTAGTTGGCGGTTCCATTCTGCTGTTGGTAATACTCCTTGCAGGGGTTTATGTTCTCCACACAAAGAAAAGAGCAAAAAGAGCAATTGAACACACCAATCACTTTT CACAATTAGACCAGAGCAGTAGGGGTGGTACTATTATTAAGGTAAAAGGTGTGGGATTGTTTTCCCTTAAAGAGCTTGAGAAATACACCAATCATTTTTCAGTAGCCAATGAGATTGGATCTGGCGGTTATGGGAAG GTTTATCAAGGTTCTCTTCCTACCGGGCAATTGATTGCCGTTAAACGGGCTAAAAAAGAATCTATGCAAGGAGGGCTTGAGTTCAAAACTGAGATTGAACTTTTATCAAGGGTCCATCATAAGAATCTTGTCAGCCTTATGgggttttgttttgagaaaggTGAACAAATTCTAGTGTATGAGTATGTTTCAAATGGTAGTCTAACGGATAGTCTTTCAG GGAAGTCAGGGATCAGGTTAGATTGGATGAGGAGACTTAGAGTGGCCCTTGGTGCAGCCAGTGGTTTGGCCTATCTTCATGAATTTGCCAATCCACCTATTATACATAGGGacataaaatcaaataacaTCCTCTTGGATGAGTCATTAAATGCTAAAGTTTCTGATTTTGGACTCTCCAAGCCAATTGTTGATAGTGAAGGAAGTTATGTTATCACTCAAGTTAAAGGGACAATG GGCTACATGGATCCAGAATATTTCGTGACCCATAAGTTGACTGAGAAAAGTGATGTATATAGCTTTGGAGTGCTAATGTTGGAGCTGTTAACAGCAAGAAAGCCAATAGAGCATGGGAAATATATTGTGAGAGAGGTTCAAGAGACAATGGATCAGACAAAAGATTTATACAACCTTCATGAATTTCTTGACCCAGCCATTGGTTTGGGAACAACCTTGAAAGGTTTAAAAAAGTTTGTGGATCTAGCAATGTGGTGTGTGAATAAACCTGGATCCGAGAGGCCTATGATGGTTGAGGTGGTTAAAGAGATTGAAAACATTATGGAGCTCGTTGGTGTAAATCTCGATGCTAATTCCACATCCATTTCTGCAAGTTACGAGGAGACAAGTAAGGGGAATTCCCCCCTATCCAGGCTATCCTTATAG
- the LOC126726788 gene encoding leucine-rich repeat receptor protein kinase HPCA1-like isoform X4, with amino-acid sequence MVQRSQLFLLLVFIIFSVIAAETENRDYVALLSLKNIWQNTPPSWVGPDPCGKGWEGIGCTNSRVTSIMLSSIGLTGPLSGDFQLLSELQILDLSYNKGLTGSIPQSIGNLKKLLNLILVGCSFSGPIPDTIGSLQQLLYLSLNSNHFSGQIPPSIGNLSSLLWLDLTENQLNGPIPISDGITPGLDMLLNARHFHLGQNNLSGTISPRLFSSKMVLIHVLLDGNQLIGSIPSTLGLVQALEVLRIDGNALSGPVPSNLNNLTNLNQMYLSNNKLSGPLPNLTGMTSLSYVDISNNTFDGSDAPPWFPTLQSLTTLIMENTQLQGQFPVALFSLPLLQTVVLKKNQLNGSLVIGTTHSNQLKLIDLQFNFISHLEGKEAYNGTLKLEDNPICKVTGNLNSYCIVSLSNASYSTQMVNCEPVPCSSDQISSPYCRCAYPYTGTLVFKTVSFSDLGNNTYYNILKESLMDSFHSNQLPVDSVSLTLSNPIKASSENLEVKLKVFPYGPVNFNRTGISSIGFMLSNQTFKPPKLFGPFNFLGDKYEKYTESKKSSRSSIVIEVVVGGSILLLVILLAGVYVLHTKKRAKRAIEHTNHFSQLDQSSRGGTIIKVKGVGLFSLKELEKYTNHFSVANEIGSGGYGKVYQGSLPTGQLIAVKRAKKESMQGGLEFKTEIELLSRVHHKNLVSLMGFCFEKGEQILVYEYVSNGSLTDSLSGLHGSRIFRDP; translated from the exons ATGGTTCAAAGAAGTCAGCTGTTCCTACTGCTTGTTTTCATCATATTTTCAGTTATAGCAGCCGAGACAGAAAATCGGGACT ATGTTGCTTTGCTTTCTCTCAAGAATATATGGCAGAATACACCACCCAGTTGGGTGGGTCCGGATCCTTGTGGCAAGGGATGGGAAGGAATTGGGTGCACAAATTCACGTGTGACCTCCAT AATGTTATCAAGTATTGGTTTGACAGGCCCGCTGTCTGGAGATTTCCAATTGTTATCTGAATTACAGATTCT GGATCTATCTTACAACAAGGGCCTGACAGGATCAATCCCACAATCAATTGGGAATTTAAAGAAACTATTGAACTT AATCCTAGTTGGTTGCAGCTTCTCAGGTCCTATTCCTGACACAATAGGATCTCTACAGCAGCTACTTTATCT ATCTCTGAATTCTAATCACTTTAGTGGACAGATTCCGCCTTCCATTGGTAATCTATCCAGTCTTCTTTGGCTTGATCTAACTGAAAACCAGCTTAATGGACCCATTCCAATCTCTGATGGGATCACACCTGGTCTTGATATGCTACTTAATGCCAGACACTT TCATCTTGGACAGAATAATCTTTCAGGAACGATTTCACCTCGGCTTTTCAGCTCAAAAATGGTCCTGATACATGT GCTTTTGGATGGCAACCAACTGATTGGCAGTATTCCTTCCACCCTTGGACTTGTGCAAGCCTTGGAGGTGCT GCGCATTGATGGGAATGCATTAAGTGGACCTGTGCCTTCAAACTTAAACAATCTTACAAATCTTAATCAGAT gtaCTTGTCGAACAATAAACTGTCTGGTCCTCTGCCTAACCTTACTGGCATGACCTCCCTCAGCTACGT GGATATCAGCAATAATACCTTTGATGGATCAGATGCTCCTCCATGGTTCCCAACCTTACAGTCTTTGACAACATT AATAATGGAAAACACACAACTTCAAGGACAATTTCCAGTTGCCCTATTCAGCTTACCCCTTCTACAGACTGT GgtactaaagaaaaaccagCTTAATGGCTCCTTGGTTATTGGCACCACCCATAGCAACCAACTCAAACTCATTGATTTGCAGTTCAATTTTATTTCTCACTTAGAAGGAAAGGAAGCATACAATGGTACATTGAA ACTGGAGGACAACCCAATCTGTAAGGTGACAGGAAATCTAAATAGTTACTGCATAGTTTCCCTCTCCAATGCCTCATATTCGACACAAATGGTTAATTGCGAGCCTGTTCCCTGTAGTTCAGATCAGATTTCAAGCCCCTACTGTAGGTGTGCATATCCATACACAGGAACCCTCGTCTTCAAAACTGTGTCCTTCTCAGACTTGGGGAACAATACTTACTACAACATTCTTAAGGAATCTCTTATGGATTCTTTTCACTCCAATCAACTTCCTGTGGATTCAGTCTCTCTAACTCTGAGTAATCCCATTAAGGCTTCATCTGAGAACCTTGAAGTGAAGCTAAAAGTCTTTCCTTATGGTCCAGTTAATTTCAATCGAACGGGAATTTCTAGTATTGGGTTCATGCTTAGCAACCAAACTTTCAAGCCACCAAAACTTTTTGGACCTTTCAATTTTCTCGGTGATAAGTATGAGAAATATACAG AATCAAAAAAGTCATCAAGAAGTAGTATTGTGATTGAAGTTGTAGTTGGCGGTTCCATTCTGCTGTTGGTAATACTCCTTGCAGGGGTTTATGTTCTCCACACAAAGAAAAGAGCAAAAAGAGCAATTGAACACACCAATCACTTTT CACAATTAGACCAGAGCAGTAGGGGTGGTACTATTATTAAGGTAAAAGGTGTGGGATTGTTTTCCCTTAAAGAGCTTGAGAAATACACCAATCATTTTTCAGTAGCCAATGAGATTGGATCTGGCGGTTATGGGAAG GTTTATCAAGGTTCTCTTCCTACCGGGCAATTGATTGCCGTTAAACGGGCTAAAAAAGAATCTATGCAAGGAGGGCTTGAGTTCAAAACTGAGATTGAACTTTTATCAAGGGTCCATCATAAGAATCTTGTCAGCCTTATGgggttttgttttgagaaaggTGAACAAATTCTAGTGTATGAGTATGTTTCAAATGGTAGTCTAACGGATAGTCTTTCAG GGCTACATGGATCCAGAATATTTCGTGACCCATAA
- the LOC126726788 gene encoding leucine-rich repeat receptor protein kinase HPCA1-like isoform X2 → MVQRSQLFLLLVFIIFSVIAAETENRDYVALLSLKNIWQNTPPSWVGPDPCGKGWEGIGCTNSRVTSIMLSSIGLTGPLSGDFQLLSELQILDLSYNKGLTGSIPQSIGNLKKLLNLILVGCSFSGPIPDTIGSLQQLLYLSLNSNHFSGQIPPSIGNLSSLLWLDLTENQLNGPIPISDGITPGLDMLLNARHFHLGQNNLSGTISPRLFSSKMVLIHVLLDGNQLIGSIPSTLGLVQALEVLRIDGNALSGPVPSNLNNLTNLNQMYLSNNKLSGPLPNLTGMTSLSYVDISNNTFDGSDAPPWFPTLQSLTTLIMENTQLQGQFPVALFSLPLLQTVVLKKNQLNGSLVIGTTHSNQLKLIDLQFNFISHLEGKEAYNGTLKLEDNPICKVTGNLNSYCIVSLSNASYSTQMVNCEPVPCSSDQISSPYCRCAYPYTGTLVFKTVSFSDLGNNTYYNILKESLMDSFHSNQLPVDSVSLTLSNPIKASSENLEVKLKVFPYGPVNFNRTGISSIGFMLSNQTFKPPKLFGPFNFLGDKYEKYTESKKSSRSSIVIEVVVGGSILLLVILLAGVYVLHTKKRAKRAIEHTNHFSQLDQSSRGGTIIKVKGVGLFSLKELEKYTNHFSVANEIGSGGYGKVYQGSLPTGQLIAVKRAKKESMQGGLEFKTEIELLSRVHHKNLVSLMGFCFEKGEQILVYEYVSNGSLTDSLSGIRLDWMRRLRVALGAASGLAYLHEFANPPIIHRDIKSNNILLDESLNAKVSDFGLSKPIVDSEGSYVITQVKGTMGYMDPEYFVTHKLTEKSDVYSFGVLMLELLTARKPIEHGKYIVREVQETMDQTKDLYNLHEFLDPAIGLGTTLKGLKKFVDLAMWCVNKPGSERPMMVEVVKEIENIMELVGVNLDANSTSISASYEETSKGNSPLSRLSL, encoded by the exons ATGGTTCAAAGAAGTCAGCTGTTCCTACTGCTTGTTTTCATCATATTTTCAGTTATAGCAGCCGAGACAGAAAATCGGGACT ATGTTGCTTTGCTTTCTCTCAAGAATATATGGCAGAATACACCACCCAGTTGGGTGGGTCCGGATCCTTGTGGCAAGGGATGGGAAGGAATTGGGTGCACAAATTCACGTGTGACCTCCAT AATGTTATCAAGTATTGGTTTGACAGGCCCGCTGTCTGGAGATTTCCAATTGTTATCTGAATTACAGATTCT GGATCTATCTTACAACAAGGGCCTGACAGGATCAATCCCACAATCAATTGGGAATTTAAAGAAACTATTGAACTT AATCCTAGTTGGTTGCAGCTTCTCAGGTCCTATTCCTGACACAATAGGATCTCTACAGCAGCTACTTTATCT ATCTCTGAATTCTAATCACTTTAGTGGACAGATTCCGCCTTCCATTGGTAATCTATCCAGTCTTCTTTGGCTTGATCTAACTGAAAACCAGCTTAATGGACCCATTCCAATCTCTGATGGGATCACACCTGGTCTTGATATGCTACTTAATGCCAGACACTT TCATCTTGGACAGAATAATCTTTCAGGAACGATTTCACCTCGGCTTTTCAGCTCAAAAATGGTCCTGATACATGT GCTTTTGGATGGCAACCAACTGATTGGCAGTATTCCTTCCACCCTTGGACTTGTGCAAGCCTTGGAGGTGCT GCGCATTGATGGGAATGCATTAAGTGGACCTGTGCCTTCAAACTTAAACAATCTTACAAATCTTAATCAGAT gtaCTTGTCGAACAATAAACTGTCTGGTCCTCTGCCTAACCTTACTGGCATGACCTCCCTCAGCTACGT GGATATCAGCAATAATACCTTTGATGGATCAGATGCTCCTCCATGGTTCCCAACCTTACAGTCTTTGACAACATT AATAATGGAAAACACACAACTTCAAGGACAATTTCCAGTTGCCCTATTCAGCTTACCCCTTCTACAGACTGT GgtactaaagaaaaaccagCTTAATGGCTCCTTGGTTATTGGCACCACCCATAGCAACCAACTCAAACTCATTGATTTGCAGTTCAATTTTATTTCTCACTTAGAAGGAAAGGAAGCATACAATGGTACATTGAA ACTGGAGGACAACCCAATCTGTAAGGTGACAGGAAATCTAAATAGTTACTGCATAGTTTCCCTCTCCAATGCCTCATATTCGACACAAATGGTTAATTGCGAGCCTGTTCCCTGTAGTTCAGATCAGATTTCAAGCCCCTACTGTAGGTGTGCATATCCATACACAGGAACCCTCGTCTTCAAAACTGTGTCCTTCTCAGACTTGGGGAACAATACTTACTACAACATTCTTAAGGAATCTCTTATGGATTCTTTTCACTCCAATCAACTTCCTGTGGATTCAGTCTCTCTAACTCTGAGTAATCCCATTAAGGCTTCATCTGAGAACCTTGAAGTGAAGCTAAAAGTCTTTCCTTATGGTCCAGTTAATTTCAATCGAACGGGAATTTCTAGTATTGGGTTCATGCTTAGCAACCAAACTTTCAAGCCACCAAAACTTTTTGGACCTTTCAATTTTCTCGGTGATAAGTATGAGAAATATACAG AATCAAAAAAGTCATCAAGAAGTAGTATTGTGATTGAAGTTGTAGTTGGCGGTTCCATTCTGCTGTTGGTAATACTCCTTGCAGGGGTTTATGTTCTCCACACAAAGAAAAGAGCAAAAAGAGCAATTGAACACACCAATCACTTTT CACAATTAGACCAGAGCAGTAGGGGTGGTACTATTATTAAGGTAAAAGGTGTGGGATTGTTTTCCCTTAAAGAGCTTGAGAAATACACCAATCATTTTTCAGTAGCCAATGAGATTGGATCTGGCGGTTATGGGAAG GTTTATCAAGGTTCTCTTCCTACCGGGCAATTGATTGCCGTTAAACGGGCTAAAAAAGAATCTATGCAAGGAGGGCTTGAGTTCAAAACTGAGATTGAACTTTTATCAAGGGTCCATCATAAGAATCTTGTCAGCCTTATGgggttttgttttgagaaaggTGAACAAATTCTAGTGTATGAGTATGTTTCAAATGGTAGTCTAACGGATAGTCTTTCAG GGATCAGGTTAGATTGGATGAGGAGACTTAGAGTGGCCCTTGGTGCAGCCAGTGGTTTGGCCTATCTTCATGAATTTGCCAATCCACCTATTATACATAGGGacataaaatcaaataacaTCCTCTTGGATGAGTCATTAAATGCTAAAGTTTCTGATTTTGGACTCTCCAAGCCAATTGTTGATAGTGAAGGAAGTTATGTTATCACTCAAGTTAAAGGGACAATG GGCTACATGGATCCAGAATATTTCGTGACCCATAAGTTGACTGAGAAAAGTGATGTATATAGCTTTGGAGTGCTAATGTTGGAGCTGTTAACAGCAAGAAAGCCAATAGAGCATGGGAAATATATTGTGAGAGAGGTTCAAGAGACAATGGATCAGACAAAAGATTTATACAACCTTCATGAATTTCTTGACCCAGCCATTGGTTTGGGAACAACCTTGAAAGGTTTAAAAAAGTTTGTGGATCTAGCAATGTGGTGTGTGAATAAACCTGGATCCGAGAGGCCTATGATGGTTGAGGTGGTTAAAGAGATTGAAAACATTATGGAGCTCGTTGGTGTAAATCTCGATGCTAATTCCACATCCATTTCTGCAAGTTACGAGGAGACAAGTAAGGGGAATTCCCCCCTATCCAGGCTATCCTTATAG
- the LOC126726788 gene encoding leucine-rich repeat receptor protein kinase HPCA1-like isoform X3 — MLSSIGLTGPLSGDFQLLSELQILDLSYNKGLTGSIPQSIGNLKKLLNLILVGCSFSGPIPDTIGSLQQLLYLSLNSNHFSGQIPPSIGNLSSLLWLDLTENQLNGPIPISDGITPGLDMLLNARHFHLGQNNLSGTISPRLFSSKMVLIHVLLDGNQLIGSIPSTLGLVQALEVLRIDGNALSGPVPSNLNNLTNLNQMYLSNNKLSGPLPNLTGMTSLSYVDISNNTFDGSDAPPWFPTLQSLTTLIMENTQLQGQFPVALFSLPLLQTVVLKKNQLNGSLVIGTTHSNQLKLIDLQFNFISHLEGKEAYNGTLKLEDNPICKVTGNLNSYCIVSLSNASYSTQMVNCEPVPCSSDQISSPYCRCAYPYTGTLVFKTVSFSDLGNNTYYNILKESLMDSFHSNQLPVDSVSLTLSNPIKASSENLEVKLKVFPYGPVNFNRTGISSIGFMLSNQTFKPPKLFGPFNFLGDKYEKYTESKKSSRSSIVIEVVVGGSILLLVILLAGVYVLHTKKRAKRAIEHTNHFSQLDQSSRGGTIIKVKGVGLFSLKELEKYTNHFSVANEIGSGGYGKVYQGSLPTGQLIAVKRAKKESMQGGLEFKTEIELLSRVHHKNLVSLMGFCFEKGEQILVYEYVSNGSLTDSLSGKSGIRLDWMRRLRVALGAASGLAYLHEFANPPIIHRDIKSNNILLDESLNAKVSDFGLSKPIVDSEGSYVITQVKGTMGYMDPEYFVTHKLTEKSDVYSFGVLMLELLTARKPIEHGKYIVREVQETMDQTKDLYNLHEFLDPAIGLGTTLKGLKKFVDLAMWCVNKPGSERPMMVEVVKEIENIMELVGVNLDANSTSISASYEETSKGNSPLSRLSL; from the exons ATGTTATCAAGTATTGGTTTGACAGGCCCGCTGTCTGGAGATTTCCAATTGTTATCTGAATTACAGATTCT GGATCTATCTTACAACAAGGGCCTGACAGGATCAATCCCACAATCAATTGGGAATTTAAAGAAACTATTGAACTT AATCCTAGTTGGTTGCAGCTTCTCAGGTCCTATTCCTGACACAATAGGATCTCTACAGCAGCTACTTTATCT ATCTCTGAATTCTAATCACTTTAGTGGACAGATTCCGCCTTCCATTGGTAATCTATCCAGTCTTCTTTGGCTTGATCTAACTGAAAACCAGCTTAATGGACCCATTCCAATCTCTGATGGGATCACACCTGGTCTTGATATGCTACTTAATGCCAGACACTT TCATCTTGGACAGAATAATCTTTCAGGAACGATTTCACCTCGGCTTTTCAGCTCAAAAATGGTCCTGATACATGT GCTTTTGGATGGCAACCAACTGATTGGCAGTATTCCTTCCACCCTTGGACTTGTGCAAGCCTTGGAGGTGCT GCGCATTGATGGGAATGCATTAAGTGGACCTGTGCCTTCAAACTTAAACAATCTTACAAATCTTAATCAGAT gtaCTTGTCGAACAATAAACTGTCTGGTCCTCTGCCTAACCTTACTGGCATGACCTCCCTCAGCTACGT GGATATCAGCAATAATACCTTTGATGGATCAGATGCTCCTCCATGGTTCCCAACCTTACAGTCTTTGACAACATT AATAATGGAAAACACACAACTTCAAGGACAATTTCCAGTTGCCCTATTCAGCTTACCCCTTCTACAGACTGT GgtactaaagaaaaaccagCTTAATGGCTCCTTGGTTATTGGCACCACCCATAGCAACCAACTCAAACTCATTGATTTGCAGTTCAATTTTATTTCTCACTTAGAAGGAAAGGAAGCATACAATGGTACATTGAA ACTGGAGGACAACCCAATCTGTAAGGTGACAGGAAATCTAAATAGTTACTGCATAGTTTCCCTCTCCAATGCCTCATATTCGACACAAATGGTTAATTGCGAGCCTGTTCCCTGTAGTTCAGATCAGATTTCAAGCCCCTACTGTAGGTGTGCATATCCATACACAGGAACCCTCGTCTTCAAAACTGTGTCCTTCTCAGACTTGGGGAACAATACTTACTACAACATTCTTAAGGAATCTCTTATGGATTCTTTTCACTCCAATCAACTTCCTGTGGATTCAGTCTCTCTAACTCTGAGTAATCCCATTAAGGCTTCATCTGAGAACCTTGAAGTGAAGCTAAAAGTCTTTCCTTATGGTCCAGTTAATTTCAATCGAACGGGAATTTCTAGTATTGGGTTCATGCTTAGCAACCAAACTTTCAAGCCACCAAAACTTTTTGGACCTTTCAATTTTCTCGGTGATAAGTATGAGAAATATACAG AATCAAAAAAGTCATCAAGAAGTAGTATTGTGATTGAAGTTGTAGTTGGCGGTTCCATTCTGCTGTTGGTAATACTCCTTGCAGGGGTTTATGTTCTCCACACAAAGAAAAGAGCAAAAAGAGCAATTGAACACACCAATCACTTTT CACAATTAGACCAGAGCAGTAGGGGTGGTACTATTATTAAGGTAAAAGGTGTGGGATTGTTTTCCCTTAAAGAGCTTGAGAAATACACCAATCATTTTTCAGTAGCCAATGAGATTGGATCTGGCGGTTATGGGAAG GTTTATCAAGGTTCTCTTCCTACCGGGCAATTGATTGCCGTTAAACGGGCTAAAAAAGAATCTATGCAAGGAGGGCTTGAGTTCAAAACTGAGATTGAACTTTTATCAAGGGTCCATCATAAGAATCTTGTCAGCCTTATGgggttttgttttgagaaaggTGAACAAATTCTAGTGTATGAGTATGTTTCAAATGGTAGTCTAACGGATAGTCTTTCAG GGAAGTCAGGGATCAGGTTAGATTGGATGAGGAGACTTAGAGTGGCCCTTGGTGCAGCCAGTGGTTTGGCCTATCTTCATGAATTTGCCAATCCACCTATTATACATAGGGacataaaatcaaataacaTCCTCTTGGATGAGTCATTAAATGCTAAAGTTTCTGATTTTGGACTCTCCAAGCCAATTGTTGATAGTGAAGGAAGTTATGTTATCACTCAAGTTAAAGGGACAATG GGCTACATGGATCCAGAATATTTCGTGACCCATAAGTTGACTGAGAAAAGTGATGTATATAGCTTTGGAGTGCTAATGTTGGAGCTGTTAACAGCAAGAAAGCCAATAGAGCATGGGAAATATATTGTGAGAGAGGTTCAAGAGACAATGGATCAGACAAAAGATTTATACAACCTTCATGAATTTCTTGACCCAGCCATTGGTTTGGGAACAACCTTGAAAGGTTTAAAAAAGTTTGTGGATCTAGCAATGTGGTGTGTGAATAAACCTGGATCCGAGAGGCCTATGATGGTTGAGGTGGTTAAAGAGATTGAAAACATTATGGAGCTCGTTGGTGTAAATCTCGATGCTAATTCCACATCCATTTCTGCAAGTTACGAGGAGACAAGTAAGGGGAATTCCCCCCTATCCAGGCTATCCTTATAG